The genomic stretch TACGCCTTCGCCTCGCAGGGATGGATGGTCTATGCGGTGATCGTCGTCGGCTGCCTGGAAGCGCTGGCCGATCCGCCGCTGAGAAGCCTCGCCGCCGCCAAGGCTCCCCCTTCGGCACAAGGCGAACTGCAGGGCGCGATGACCTCGATCTTCTCGATCACCTCGATCATCACGCCGCTGCTCTACACCGCGATCTTTTCCTGGTTCACCGGACCAAGCGCGCCGGTGACCTTCGGCGGCGCGCCCTATCTGGTCGGTGCGTGTTTCCTGTTGCTGGCGGTTATCGTCTTCGTCACCAAGGTGGCGAGGCCGGCGACGGTCAGGACCGTCACCTCCGACGTCGCAGAAGATGGGGCGCAGATATGAGCGCAGAAATGAGCAATGACAGCCGCATCGCGCTGACCAGGGACGGGGTGTCGCTGTCGCGGCTGGTCTTCGGTGCCTGGCGTCTCCTCGACGGCGGCGCCCGCCCGGATGCAGATCAGGTCGCCCGGCTGATCGGCACGGCCGTCGACCTCGGCCAGACCAGTTTCGACCATGCCGACATCTACGGGAATTACGAGGTGGAGGCGGCATTCGGCGCCGGGCTGTCACACTGGAAGGGCAAGCGCGAGGGGATCGAACTGATCTCGAAATGCGACATCATGCTGGCCTCGGCCAACCGGCCGCAAAACCGGCTGAAGCACTATGACACCAGCGCTGCCCATATCGCGGCCTCGGTCGACCGCTCGCTCACCAATCTCGGCACCGACTATCTCGATCTGTTGCTGCTGCATCGGCCGGACCCGCTGATGGATGCCGATAAGACGGCGGCGGCACTGGCTGGACTGGTCAAATCAGGCAAGGTGAGGGCGGTCGGTGTTTCCAATTTCACGCCGTCGCAGTTCGATCTGCTGGCCTCGCGGCTGCCGTTTGCGCTCGCCACCAACCAGATCGAGATGTCGGTGCTCAAGACGTCGGCGCTGACCGACGGCAGTCTCGACCACGCGCAGCGTCTGGCCTACGCGCCGATGATCTGGTCGCCGCTTGGCGGCGGCTCGCTGTTCACCGGCAAGGAAAGCCGGGAAGCTCGGGTACGGGCAGCGCTCGCGGCGGTGGCCGCCGAAATCGGCGCCGGCGATCTCGCCACCGTCGCCATCGCCTGGCTGCTGCGTCATCCGGCCCGGCTGGTGCCGGTGCTGGGCTCAATGAAGCCGGAAAGGCTGGCGGCCATGGTCAAGGCGCTCGACATCGTGCTCGATCGCCAGCAATGGTTCGCCATACTGGAGGCCAGCGAAGGGCGGCCGGTGGCCTAAGTTCAGGGATTAGGATTCAATCCACTCGGCAGGGACATCCAACGTCTTTGCCAGCATCGCGCTGGTCTGTGCCGATGGCTTGCGGCGATTGGATTCGAGGTCCGACAGGAAGCCCTGGCTGACACCGATCGCACTGGCCAATTTTGCTTGTGTCAGTTTGCGCCAGTTGCGGAGCGCCTTTAGGCGGCTGGAACCTCGCAAGATATCCACGGTTACGTCAGCGGGCAGGGCCTTCTCGGTTTCGAGTTCAGCCTTCCGTTCGTCGTAGATCGCTACATCCGCGGCGTCTTCGAGGGCTTCTTCGGCGGCATGCAGCAATGCCTCGTAATCAGCCTTTGGGATGACGACCAGTTCTTCGCCGGTTGAGGTCTTTATGATTTGCGGGGCGTTCATGATGTCCTGTCCTATGGCCGACTGTAAGTCGTCGTCTCACGCTTGCCGATGTAGATCGCAAGGATGGTGGCGCGATCTTCATCGAATATGACGCGGTAGCGGCCGATCCGCAGCCTGTAGCCGTCCCTGCCGGAAAGACGCTTTACATCTCCACTGCCGGTGACGGCGTAAGCGATCAAACCTTCGGAGACTTGCTCGCGAATATCGGCGGGCAGGTTGTCGAGATCGCGAGCCGCCGATACCGAAAGGATGATCGTCTTCACGAAGAGCAATATCGCAGATTTATCGCTAAGAGTTAAGCGATATTATCGCAAATCGCCAATCTTGCAGGATCAGGCCCTTTCCGCCAGCAATTCCTCGCCGCGCTTTTCGCGGATCAGGTTGACGAAGCGGCGGAACAGATAGTGCGAGTCCTGCGGGCCGGGGGAGGCTTCCGGATGATGCTGGACCGAGAACACCGGGCGGCCGGTCAGCGCGATGCCGCAGTTCGAGCCGTCGAACAGCGAGACATGGGTTTCCTCGACGCCCTCGGGCAGCGAGTCGGCATCGACGGCGAAGCCGTGGTTCATCGAGACGATCTCGACCTTGCCGGTGGTGTGATCCTTGACCGGATGGTTGGCGCCGTGATGGCCCTGGTGCATCTTGGCGGTCCTACCGCCGAGCGCCAGCGCCAGCATCTGGTGGCCGAGGCAGATGCCGAACACCGGAATGTCGGTCTTCAGCAGATCCCGGATGACCGGCACGGCATAGTCGCCGGTGGCTTCCGGGTCGCCGGGGCCATTGGAGAGGAAGATGCCGTCCGGCTGCATGGCGAGGATTTCTTCCGAACCAGTGTTAGCCGGAACCACGGTGACCTTGGCGCCGAGACCGGCAAGCAGGCGCAAGATGTTGCGCTTGACGCCGTAGTCTATGGCCACGACGTGCATGGACGGCTCGGCCTGTTCGCCAAAACCTTCGTTCCATACCCAGGGCGTCTCGCGCCACACGGAAGACTGGCCCGACGTGACTTCCTTGGCGAGGTCGAGCCCGATCAGGCCGGACCATGCGGCGGCGCGCTGCTTCAAATCGTCGAGGTCGAAGACGCCGTCGGGCGCATGCGCGATGACGGCGTTGGGCATGCCCTTTTCGCGGATCAGCGCGGTGAGCGCGCGGGTGTCGATGCCCGACAGCGCGACGATGCCGCGCTTCTTCAGCCACTGGTCGAGACCACCGACGGCACGGTAGTTGGACGGGTTGGTGACGTCGGCCTTGAACACGGCACCGACGGTGCCGGCGCGTGCGGCCGGGTTGAGGTCTTCGATGTCCTCGCCATTGGTGCCGATATTGCCGATGTGCGGGAAGGTGAAGGTGACAATCTGGCCGGCATAGGACGGGTCGGTGAGGATCTCCTGGTAGCCGGTGAGCGCGGTGTTGAAGCAGACTTCGGCGACGGCGGAGCCGGTGGCGCCCAGGCCGCGACCTTCGATGACGGTGCCGTCAGCCAGCACCAGCAGGGCGGTCGGCTTTTCGGTTGCCCAGGGGGCGGTCATCTCGGCCATGGCGGCACTCCTATCAGGCTGCGCGCTTCGAGTGGCCCCGCGAGCCATCTGCGCAGCTTCCGGCGCGGCAACGATCTCTCGAGCCCGCGCACGTCAATTCATTGTCTTATGCAAGGCCGAGTACATAGGGGAAGGGGCCAGAGCGGTCAATGATGCCGCGCCAAAACCATGATGTTTTATTTCGTTGAACAATATCAGTGGCTTGATGAGATTTGCTTTGCGAGTTCGCCACGGTTATTGTCCGCGCCGTTCGAAGGAGAAAGTACCATGCGCGCGAAAATCGCCGAATCCCTGAAGAGCGCGATGAAGGCGCAGGACAAGCACCGGCTGCCGACATTGCGGCTGATCCAGGCCGCCATTCATGATCGCGACATCGCCAATCGCAGTTCGGCCAAGGACCCCGCCAGCGACGAGGAGATCCTGCAGATCCTGGCCAAGATGGTGAAGCAGCGCGAGGAATCGGCCAAGGCCTTCGAAGACGGCAAGCGGCCGGAATTGGCGGCGCAGGAGCGCGGCGAGATGGAGATCATCCGCGGCTTCCTGCCGACCCAGCTTGACGACGCAGCCATTGCGGCTGCCGCACGCGAAGCGATCGCGGCGACGGGTGCTGCCAGCCAGAAGGACATGGGCAAGGTGATTGCCGCGCTGAAGCAGAAATATGCCGGCCAGATGGATTTCGGCAAGGCAAGCGGCATCGTCAAGGGCCTGCTGCAGTAGGGCGCGCGTTACGGCTCCTTGCACATCGGCAGCGGCTGCGCGGGTGCTGCGGGATGATCCTTCTTGTACTGGGCGATCATCGGCTCGAGGCTTTTGCGCGGCCAGAATTTCGGCGCGCCGATTTCCTTCAGGCAGGATGCGTTCCAATAGAGGTTGGTGCCAGCTAGCGAATGGTTTTTTGCCGCCTGCGCGACGGCGGCGATGTCATGCGATTCCGGATAGATGTAGAGCGTCGTCGGGTTGTCCTTGACCATCGAGATGATCTGCTGGGCATCCGCCGGCGACCAGCTGGTGCAGCCATTGCTGCGGCCGCCGGCATAGTCCACCAGCTTGCCGAACGGCACCAGGCCATCATGGTCGGCATAGGAGCTGTTGGGACTTTTGCGCATGCACATGGCCCGCAACACCTGCGCCGCGTGGCCGCCGATCACGCGCTGCCTGGCATTGGCGGCTTCGCCTTGGCCGTCGAACTGGATGAATGTGCGCAGGAAGGCGGCGTCCTGCTTGGCGCCGGTGCGGTAAAAACCCTTGAACGACGTCTTCGTCTCGCGGGTCATGTAGGCGCCACCGGCCGTCAGTTCCGAATCCATGGCATTGCCGAAGTTCTTGGAGCACCGCCTGCCGTTTGAAAAATCGACCGTGCCTTTCAGGTTCTTGCCGGCCCCGTGACCCGATGCGATGGCGCGAAACGACTGGCTGGCCTCGCAGACGACATAGTAGCGGCGCCCGAGCACGCCATTGCCGAGATCGCCTGGACGTGTCGCATCCATGGCGAAATAGCAGGGGTTCCTGACCGCGCCTTGCGCCACGTTTTTCAGGTAGAGCGCGCGCGCTCGCTCCAGTACCACTTGTGAGATCTGGCCATCGCTGTCGCCGACATGGGCCTGCAGCCAGGCCGGGACGCCGGAGGGCGCGGCGAAGGATCGTACCGTCGCCGTCAGCGCTATGGCGACGACAAGAAGGCTGAGGGTGATGACGACACCCAGAGGGGCAGATCTCAACCGCACCGGATCAATTCTCCTGTCGAAACCTTGCGAATCTTGCAAGTGTTGCCACTCGCGGCCAATCATAAGATCTCTCGCATCAATCGGCGAGACACATCTTGTTTAGCGAAGTTCACTTCCGGACGGCACCGGCTTGAGCCTTCTGCCGGCCACGGTTATGCCTGCGGCCAGGGAGCATGGACCATGGTCGAGATCGTCAAACCAGCACTTGAACATCTGCCGTCCTACAAGGCCGCGCTCGAGCGCGGCTGGTCGCCGGACAATGTTCGGCTCCTTGATGCAACGCGCGAGCAGCTCGCGGCGATAGAGCAGGATCCGGTGGCCTTTCTCGCCAGCCTCGATGATCCCGAGGCCAGGGGTGGCCCGATCACCTTGCCCGACGGCACACAAGTGCCGCGCCTGCCGGGATTCCGGCGCTGGATCTGGGACGGCGAGGCAGTGGGCTCGATCGGCTTCCGCTGGCAGAAGGGCACGGGGGACCTGCCGTCGCATGTGCTTGGCCATATCGGCTATGCGGTGGTGCCGTGGAAGCGCCGTCGCGGCTACGCGACCGAGGCCTTGCGACTGATGCTGGACGAGGCGAGGGCCGTTGGCCTGCCCTATGTCGAGGTTACCGCGAAGCCGGGCAATCCGGCATCGCACAAGGTGATCCTGGCCAATGGCGGCAAGCTCGTCGAGCGCTTCTTCGAGGACGCGGCCTATGGCGGCGTGGAGAGCTTGCGGTTCCGGATCGAGCTGTAGGGGCGAGAGGCCTACTCACCCGTGCTCGTCGGTACACAACGCGTGGTCCGACAGCGCGCGGATGACGTAGCAGTCGCCGACCGTCTTGCCGTCGCAGCAGGAGGCGATACGTTCCAACTCGGTTTCCAGCAGCTTCAGCTGGGCGATCTTTTCGCGAACCGAAATTAGCTGCTCCCCGGCAATCTTGTCGGCATGGCCGCAAGGCTGCTCGGGATGGCCGCTCAATTCGATCAGCGCGCGGATGTCTTCGACGGCGAAGCCGAGGTCGCGAGCGTGGCGGATGAAGGCCAGCCGTTCCAGCTCTTGCCTAGAATAGCGGCGCTGGTTGCCTTCCGAGCGCTCGGGTGCGGCGACCAGGCCCATCTGCTCGTAGTAGCGGATGGTGGGCACCTTGACCCCGGTGCGGCGGGAGAGATCACCGATCGAAAACATGCATTTTGCCTCTTGAAGCTCTAGTGACTAGAGCAATTACAGTGCCTGACATCAGCATTCAAGACCATCGCGGCGGCACGTCGCGGGGGCAAAAAAGGCAGACAGGTGAAGTGATGATGGCTCCTCTGAAGCAGACGCGGTTCAAGATCGGCGGCATGGACTGCGCTTCCTGCGCGGCCAAGATCGATACGGCGGTGCGCCGCCTCGACGGCGTCGCCGATGTCTCGGTTTCGGTGACCGGCGCCTCGATGACCGTCAGTCATGGCGGTCGGCTCAATGATGACAAGGTGCTGCGGCAAGTGGCGCGGCTGGGCTACGGCATCGTCAAGGCCGAAGCCAGGGTCGACGGGCCAGTAGCCGGGGTGCAGGACCATACCGATCATGACCACAAAGGCCATGACCATGGAGGCCAGGACCACGCGGGCCATGATCATGGAGACGGAGAGGCCGCAGGGTCATCTCATCTCCACACCCACGCCGAGCCGGGGCAGGCGTGGTGGCGCAGCCGCCGTGCGGCGCTGACGCTGGCTTGTGCCGCGGCGCTTGTCGCTGCTTACGGCATTGGTCATGTTTTTCCCGCGGCCGAGCGCTGGGTTTTCCTGGCTGCATTGTTGGTCGGCCTGGTGCCGATCGCGCGGCGCGCGCTGATGGCGGCACTGGCCGGCACGCCGTTTTCGATCGAGACGCTGATGACCATCGCCGCTGTGGGTGCGGTGATTATCGGCGCCACGGAGGAAGCGGCTGCCGTGGTGGTGCTGTTCCTGATCGGTGAGCTTCTGGAAGGTGTCGCCGCCGGCCGGGCTCGGGCGAGCATCCAGCGCCTGGCCGATCTGGTGCCGAAGACAGCGCTGGTCGATCGGGGAGGCGGCACGGTTGAAGTTCCCGCCGAAGACCTCGGCGTCGGCGATATCATCGTGGTGCGGCCGGGCGACCGCATCCCGGCCGATGGCGAGATTGTGGAAGGGTCGAGCGAGATCGACGAGGCGCCGGTGACCGGCGAGAGCACGCCGAAGCGCAAGAGCGTTGGCGAGCCCGTCTTCGCCGGCACGATCAACAGCGATGGCGTGCTCAAGGTGCGGGTGACCGCGGCCGCCTCGGACAATACCATCGCCCGCGTCGTGCGGCTGGTGGAGGAGGCGCAGGAGGCCAAGGCGCCGACCGAGCGCTTCATCGATCGCTTTTCGCGCACCTATACGCCCGGCGTGCTGGTCGTTGGCGCGCTGGTGGCGTTGCTGCCGCCGCTGGTCGCTGGCGGCAACTGGAACGAATGGATCTACAAGGGCCTGGCGATCCTGCTGATTGGTTGCCCCTGCGCGCTGGTTATCTCGACGCCCGCCGCGATCGCCGCGGGGTTGGCGACCGGCGCGCGACGCGGGTTGCTGATGAAGGGCGGTGCGGTGCTGGAAGGCTTTCGCCGGATCACGGCGGTGGCCTTCGACAAGACCGGCACGCTGACCGCGGGCAAACCAGTCGTCACCGACATCGCCGCCTATGGCCGCGATGAGCGCTCCGTGCTGGCGCTGGCGGCGGCGCTCGAACAGGGCTCCAGCCATCCGCTGGCGCTGGCGATCCTGGACAGGGCCAAGGTCGACAAGGCGCCGGTGCCGCCGGCTTTGGCGGCCAAGGCGATCTCCGGCAAGGGCGTCGAGGGCAGCGTCGGCGGCGTCGCCGTCTTCCTGGGTTCCGGCCCGGCGGCGGGCGAGCGTGCACAGATGACGCAAGCGCAGCGCCTTGCCATCGACAGCCTTAACGGCCAGGGCAAGACCGTTTCAGTGCTGGTCGCCGATGGCGTGGTGGCCGGGCTGATCGCCATGCGCGACGAGCCACGGCCGGACGCGGCGGCGGGCATCACGGCACTCAAGGCAGAGGGCATCCACACGGTGATGCTGACCGGCGACAACCGCCGCACGGCCGAGGCAATCGCCGCTTCGCTCGGCATCGAGGCGCGGGCGGAACTGCTGCCGCAAGACAAGCAGCGCATCGTCGTCGAATTGCAACGCGAAGGGCTGACAGTGGCAAAGGTCGGCGACGGCATCAACGACGCGCCGGCGCTGGCCGCCGCCGACATCGGCATCGCCATGGGCGGTGGCACCGATGTGGCGCTGGAGACGGCCGATGCGGCGATCCTACATGGCAGGGTCATGGACGTTGCCCGCATGGTGCGGCTGTCGCGGGCGGTGATGGCCAATATCGGCCAGAACATCACCGTGGCGCTCGGGCTGAAGGCGGTGTTCCTGGTCACCACCATTCTAGGCATCACCGGCCTATGGCCGGCCATCCTGGCCGACACCGGCGCCACCGTGCTGGTGACAGCCAACGCCATGCGCCTCTTGCGCTGGCGCGGGTGAGGCGGTCTTCGGCGGACGCCGGTCACTTGCCGTCAGGGGTCGATATCCATCGCGAGTGCTGCCTCCTTCTGGTTTTCCAACTCCCTGAGCCTGCCCGTAAGCGCGCCGTGGATCGAGGTGTAGGCGGCGGCGCCGAAGGTCAATCGTCTTGGCGCGGGCTCCTGTTCCACCGAGGCGATCATCGCTTCGACCATCTTGTTGGGGTCGCCCTTGATGTCGAAGGAGGCCTCGGAAAAAGCCCGGCGTAGCTCGCCGACCGGCGTGTCTTTGTAGGTGTCGGCCGGCTCGGAACTGATCAGGCTGGCGCCGAAGTTGGTCTGCGTCGGGCCCGGTTCGACGAGCGTCAGACCGATGCCGAATGGCGCGACCTCCTGCCGAACGGATTCGACAAAGCCTTCGATGCCCCATTTGGTGGCGTGATAGAGGCTGAAGCCGGGATAGGCCATCTGTCCGCCCTCCGAGGAGACTTGCAGTATCCGGCCGCCGCCCTGTTTCCTCAGATGCGGCAGTGCTGTCCGGATCAACTGGATAGAGCCGATGAGGTTTGTGTCGATCAGGTCGCGAATCTGGCTATCGTCCAACTCTTCCGCCGCACCGAACAGGCCGTAGCCGGCATTGCTGACAATGACGTCGATCTGCCCCAGATCGTCAAAGGCCTTGTCGATCGCTGCCCGGATGGCATTGCTGTCGGTCATTTCAAGCGAAGCGATCCAGAGGCGATCGCCATGTTGTGCCTTCAAATCGGTGAGCGCCTGCGGCTTCCGCACCGTCGCGGCGACACGGTCGCCACGGGCCAGAAGCCTTTCCGTCAGAAGTCGACCGAAACCGGATGAGGTACCGGTGATGAACCATGTCTTGTTCATGGGAATGTCCTTTCATTGCTGACTTCGACCAGACTACGCCATCCAACTCATGATACTATCCGTTCAATTTCATATAGCTTGATGAAAATTTCCCATGAATGCTAAGCCTGGACTTCCGGAATTGACCGCGCTCGCCGCGATTGTCTCGCATCGCAGCTTCCGCAAAGCGGCCGACGAGCTCGGCCTTTCGCCCTCGACCCTCAGCCACATGATGCGGACGCTGGAGCGAGGCATGGGCGTGCGCCTGCTCAACCGCACAACCCGCAGCGTTGCACCGACAGAGGCAGGAGAGCGGCTCGTCGCGCGCTTGCGGCCGCTTTTGTCGGATATCGATGCGGCACTGGCCGAGGTCGATGATTTCCGCGGTCTTGCGTCAGGGACACTTCGGATAAACACCAGCGAGATCGCGGCCCGCTTGCTGCTTCGATCGGCGGTGCCGGCCTTTCTTCAGCGCTACCCCCAGGTTTCGCTCGATCTCGTCACCGACGGAAAGTTGGTCGATATCGTCGCCGAGGGCTTTGATGCCGGCATCCGTCTGGGCGAGGCGGTGCCCCGGGATATGGTCGCGGTGCGCTTCGGCGGGCCGACACGGTTCATCGCCGTCGCATCGCCGACCTATCTCGCCGGCTATCCGGTCCCGAAAGTGCCGGATGATCTGCGGGATCAAACCTGCATCCGGTTCCGCCTGCCGAGCGGCAAACCTTATCGTTGGGAGTTCGAGAAGCATGGCCAGGAAATCGCCATCGATGTCCAAGGCGC from Mesorhizobium sp. NZP2077 encodes the following:
- a CDS encoding aldo/keto reductase, which produces MSNDSRIALTRDGVSLSRLVFGAWRLLDGGARPDADQVARLIGTAVDLGQTSFDHADIYGNYEVEAAFGAGLSHWKGKREGIELISKCDIMLASANRPQNRLKHYDTSAAHIAASVDRSLTNLGTDYLDLLLLHRPDPLMDADKTAAALAGLVKSGKVRAVGVSNFTPSQFDLLASRLPFALATNQIEMSVLKTSALTDGSLDHAQRLAYAPMIWSPLGGGSLFTGKESREARVRAALAAVAAEIGAGDLATVAIAWLLRHPARLVPVLGSMKPERLAAMVKALDIVLDRQQWFAILEASEGRPVA
- a CDS encoding GNAT family N-acetyltransferase, which gives rise to MVEIVKPALEHLPSYKAALERGWSPDNVRLLDATREQLAAIEQDPVAFLASLDDPEARGGPITLPDGTQVPRLPGFRRWIWDGEAVGSIGFRWQKGTGDLPSHVLGHIGYAVVPWKRRRGYATEALRLMLDEARAVGLPYVEVTAKPGNPASHKVILANGGKLVERFFEDAAYGGVESLRFRIEL
- a CDS encoding type II toxin-antitoxin system RelE/ParE family toxin, producing MKTIILSVSAARDLDNLPADIREQVSEGLIAYAVTGSGDVKRLSGRDGYRLRIGRYRVIFDEDRATILAIYIGKRETTTYSRP
- a CDS encoding GatB/YqeY domain-containing protein — translated: MRAKIAESLKSAMKAQDKHRLPTLRLIQAAIHDRDIANRSSAKDPASDEEILQILAKMVKQREESAKAFEDGKRPELAAQERGEMEIIRGFLPTQLDDAAIAAAAREAIAATGAASQKDMGKVIAALKQKYAGQMDFGKASGIVKGLLQ
- a CDS encoding helix-turn-helix domain-containing protein, producing MFSIGDLSRRTGVKVPTIRYYEQMGLVAAPERSEGNQRRYSRQELERLAFIRHARDLGFAVEDIRALIELSGHPEQPCGHADKIAGEQLISVREKIAQLKLLETELERIASCCDGKTVGDCYVIRALSDHALCTDEHG
- the carA gene encoding glutamine-hydrolyzing carbamoyl-phosphate synthase small subunit, with product MAEMTAPWATEKPTALLVLADGTVIEGRGLGATGSAVAEVCFNTALTGYQEILTDPSYAGQIVTFTFPHIGNIGTNGEDIEDLNPAARAGTVGAVFKADVTNPSNYRAVGGLDQWLKKRGIVALSGIDTRALTALIREKGMPNAVIAHAPDGVFDLDDLKQRAAAWSGLIGLDLAKEVTSGQSSVWRETPWVWNEGFGEQAEPSMHVVAIDYGVKRNILRLLAGLGAKVTVVPANTGSEEILAMQPDGIFLSNGPGDPEATGDYAVPVIRDLLKTDIPVFGICLGHQMLALALGGRTAKMHQGHHGANHPVKDHTTGKVEIVSMNHGFAVDADSLPEGVEETHVSLFDGSNCGIALTGRPVFSVQHHPEASPGPQDSHYLFRRFVNLIREKRGEELLAERA
- a CDS encoding SDR family oxidoreductase — translated: MNKTWFITGTSSGFGRLLTERLLARGDRVAATVRKPQALTDLKAQHGDRLWIASLEMTDSNAIRAAIDKAFDDLGQIDVIVSNAGYGLFGAAEELDDSQIRDLIDTNLIGSIQLIRTALPHLRKQGGGRILQVSSEGGQMAYPGFSLYHATKWGIEGFVESVRQEVAPFGIGLTLVEPGPTQTNFGASLISSEPADTYKDTPVGELRRAFSEASFDIKGDPNKMVEAMIASVEQEPAPRRLTFGAAAYTSIHGALTGRLRELENQKEAALAMDIDP
- a CDS encoding LysR family transcriptional regulator; protein product: MNAKPGLPELTALAAIVSHRSFRKAADELGLSPSTLSHMMRTLERGMGVRLLNRTTRSVAPTEAGERLVARLRPLLSDIDAALAEVDDFRGLASGTLRINTSEIAARLLLRSAVPAFLQRYPQVSLDLVTDGKLVDIVAEGFDAGIRLGEAVPRDMVAVRFGGPTRFIAVASPTYLAGYPVPKVPDDLRDQTCIRFRLPSGKPYRWEFEKHGQEIAIDVQGALTLDNMELMAEAAASGMGIAYISDKSAKPYLDRGALVVVLDDWCPPIPGLFLYYPGHRLVPPALRAFIDVLKETKG
- a CDS encoding helix-turn-helix transcriptional regulator, yielding MNAPQIIKTSTGEELVVIPKADYEALLHAAEEALEDAADVAIYDERKAELETEKALPADVTVDILRGSSRLKALRNWRKLTQAKLASAIGVSQGFLSDLESNRRKPSAQTSAMLAKTLDVPAEWIES
- a CDS encoding heavy metal translocating P-type ATPase gives rise to the protein MMAPLKQTRFKIGGMDCASCAAKIDTAVRRLDGVADVSVSVTGASMTVSHGGRLNDDKVLRQVARLGYGIVKAEARVDGPVAGVQDHTDHDHKGHDHGGQDHAGHDHGDGEAAGSSHLHTHAEPGQAWWRSRRAALTLACAAALVAAYGIGHVFPAAERWVFLAALLVGLVPIARRALMAALAGTPFSIETLMTIAAVGAVIIGATEEAAAVVVLFLIGELLEGVAAGRARASIQRLADLVPKTALVDRGGGTVEVPAEDLGVGDIIVVRPGDRIPADGEIVEGSSEIDEAPVTGESTPKRKSVGEPVFAGTINSDGVLKVRVTAAASDNTIARVVRLVEEAQEAKAPTERFIDRFSRTYTPGVLVVGALVALLPPLVAGGNWNEWIYKGLAILLIGCPCALVISTPAAIAAGLATGARRGLLMKGGAVLEGFRRITAVAFDKTGTLTAGKPVVTDIAAYGRDERSVLALAAALEQGSSHPLALAILDRAKVDKAPVPPALAAKAISGKGVEGSVGGVAVFLGSGPAAGERAQMTQAQRLAIDSLNGQGKTVSVLVADGVVAGLIAMRDEPRPDAAAGITALKAEGIHTVMLTGDNRRTAEAIAASLGIEARAELLPQDKQRIVVELQREGLTVAKVGDGINDAPALAAADIGIAMGGGTDVALETADAAILHGRVMDVARMVRLSRAVMANIGQNITVALGLKAVFLVTTILGITGLWPAILADTGATVLVTANAMRLLRWRG